The following proteins come from a genomic window of Paenibacillus spongiae:
- a CDS encoding helix-turn-helix domain-containing protein: MKHLLKRKISNQKLMLRLFMNFMIIIVLFVSFSMISLFMFKDSMQEEILKYNDANLHVTTRSFEQYFQTLTSVLVDLQLNNGAFKDFTQSSRLDYISAAKLIDVLYNTTTNPQLYLNDLFVYNAKLPFVLDKVRGSEPAAMFGEHHVNSRYTNQFWTGEMAKPFVGKLYAMAGFTQRPSIAPMTESGDVFPFMVKNKLNPNYFILAFIDGHKLIGNLHQSINNNLYILDERGQPLFAYDSKGTSSLPELDPDNDWVKSGDHYYFYKKGAATGLTYVNVVPDSNVSRSIERLNVLLVALLVIASAIGILASVYFSVRYSNPVRKIVESIRQTKNMLSPEGRVNEFELIQQNIGHMIQVNRDVLQDLEEKNSLLRYYSFMNKLKRIRDNMSHASDSDHSDRPYRFVLVDLNFRQEYREELQKDASYYIREYIHQAIRHTKLETLTFQIEGDQILSVVYGDESDEQVFEALKIISSVLAEDRTYCFFTLAVSSLYTRSDMMKEAYDEVQRLTDHRPFDDETRIIGPGEQPEIPFLPYGSIEQEIHVNLQEGNDAHVIESLRKLTVQMAQRYSKANFHQFAREVTGKVFRKLHALQLDTVCVCGLPEVIRHIHTVEELNEYFETLLSEAGRLIRLKKEEHDPIVHFVAAYMEEHYKEEISLDLMAGKINITGGYLSTYFKEKTGINFVDYVNEFRIKKAMDMLLDSETRIHDIALLAGYQSLSSFNRAFKKFSGVTPSEYRRNNLQPNASDSA; the protein is encoded by the coding sequence ATGAAGCATCTGTTGAAGAGGAAGATCAGCAACCAGAAGTTGATGCTTCGGCTATTCATGAACTTCATGATCATCATCGTGCTGTTCGTTTCGTTCAGCATGATTTCGTTATTTATGTTCAAGGACAGCATGCAAGAAGAGATTTTGAAGTACAACGATGCCAACTTGCATGTGACGACGCGCAGCTTCGAACAGTATTTTCAGACGCTGACCAGCGTCCTCGTCGATCTGCAGTTGAATAACGGAGCCTTCAAAGACTTTACCCAGTCCTCCCGCCTCGACTACATTTCGGCGGCCAAGCTCATCGATGTGCTATATAACACGACCACCAATCCGCAGTTATACCTGAACGACTTGTTCGTCTATAACGCGAAGCTGCCCTTCGTACTGGATAAGGTGCGCGGCAGCGAACCGGCGGCCATGTTCGGCGAGCATCATGTGAATTCGAGGTATACGAACCAGTTCTGGACCGGAGAGATGGCGAAGCCCTTCGTCGGCAAGCTGTATGCGATGGCGGGCTTTACGCAGCGCCCGTCGATCGCGCCCATGACGGAAAGCGGAGACGTCTTCCCGTTCATGGTCAAGAACAAACTGAATCCGAACTACTTTATCCTTGCCTTTATCGACGGGCACAAGCTGATCGGCAATCTGCACCAGTCCATCAATAATAACTTGTATATACTGGACGAGCGGGGCCAGCCGCTCTTTGCGTATGATTCGAAAGGCACCTCGTCTCTTCCCGAGCTGGACCCCGATAACGATTGGGTCAAGAGCGGCGACCATTATTATTTCTATAAGAAAGGCGCGGCTACCGGGCTGACCTACGTCAATGTCGTGCCGGATTCCAACGTCTCGCGGTCAATCGAACGACTGAACGTTCTCCTGGTCGCGCTGCTCGTGATCGCGTCGGCCATCGGCATCCTTGCATCCGTCTACTTCAGCGTGCGATACAGCAATCCCGTGCGCAAAATCGTGGAGTCCATCAGACAGACGAAGAACATGCTTTCTCCGGAAGGAAGAGTGAACGAATTCGAACTGATTCAGCAAAATATCGGCCACATGATTCAAGTGAACCGCGACGTCCTGCAGGATCTGGAGGAGAAGAATAGCCTGCTGCGCTATTATTCGTTCATGAATAAACTGAAGCGGATTCGGGATAACATGTCTCATGCAAGCGATAGCGATCATTCCGACCGGCCTTACCGCTTCGTGCTTGTGGATTTGAATTTCCGTCAGGAGTACCGCGAGGAGCTTCAGAAGGATGCCAGTTATTATATTCGCGAATACATTCACCAGGCGATCCGCCATACGAAGCTGGAGACGCTGACGTTCCAGATCGAAGGCGACCAGATCCTATCCGTCGTGTATGGAGACGAGTCCGATGAGCAAGTGTTTGAAGCGTTGAAAATTATTAGCAGCGTGTTGGCCGAGGACCGGACGTACTGCTTCTTCACGTTAGCCGTCAGCTCGTTGTATACGCGCTCCGACATGATGAAGGAGGCTTACGACGAGGTACAGCGTCTGACCGATCACCGGCCGTTCGATGACGAGACGAGAATCATCGGCCCGGGAGAGCAACCGGAAATCCCGTTTCTGCCGTACGGATCGATCGAACAGGAAATCCATGTCAACCTGCAGGAAGGCAATGACGCTCATGTGATCGAGTCGCTGCGGAAATTGACCGTGCAGATGGCGCAGCGGTACAGCAAGGCGAACTTCCACCAATTCGCCCGCGAAGTGACGGGGAAGGTATTCCGCAAGCTGCATGCGCTGCAGCTCGACACGGTATGCGTCTGCGGATTGCCCGAAGTCATCCGTCACATTCATACCGTGGAGGAGCTGAACGAATACTTCGAGACGCTGCTCAGCGAAGCGGGGCGGTTAATTCGCTTGAAGAAGGAAGAGCATGATCCGATCGTGCATTTCGTGGCGGCCTATATGGAGGAGCATTATAAAGAGGAGATCTCTCTGGACCTGATGGCCGGCAAGATCAACATTACGGGAGGTTATTTATCGACGTATTTCAAGGAGAAGACGGGCATCAACTTCGTCGATTACGTCAATGAATTCCGGATCAAGAAAGCGATGGACATGCTGCTCGATTCGGAGACGCGAATTCACGATATCGCGCTGCTGGCCGGCTACCAGTCGCTCAGCTCCTTCAACCGCGCCTTCAAGAAGTTCTCGGGCGTCACGCCGAGCGAATATCGCCGCAATAACCTTCAACCGAACGCGTCGGATTCGGCTTGA
- a CDS encoding extracellular solute-binding protein, whose protein sequence is MKKQLLSILLSVSMAAGIVGCSSGGDSSSGKKEEGGAEGKADKMTITWFDGTWENPVPAPEGEAVTKINEKFNVDFKSQFIPWDTYEEKLAVKMASGDLPDVIGMEEVNSNYMKWAKEGAFLPLNEFLQQYETLKTVPDFVWDSLKIDDQVYGIPAYFSAKGGKKMVIRQDWLDKLGLEMPTNYEELKKVAIAFAKEDPDGNKKDDTLGLGLAKGIYYDPAAGAYYGNGTWYHKNDKGQYIPGNISAANKEKIQFLIDLSKEGAISKDWAVTTYKDVFKAFNAGKVGIWYEQPGIGSPNGIYFPTLMANDPKAVVVPVPPFKTSDGSEGLRMGTSWYRMYLVSSKLKDEPEKVKKILEMIDYFRQYVPLEEKNPQNEYYDWMWGGDGKGYKMVDGLPQPIAENRSKLAPNAYILNEGWAQNDADLDEFGKSDPAPEGKEFNKRMADMLKSVKWYIDPSNRIIAPKYMEKKTELNKYITDETTKMVVGQRPIDDWDKMVEEWLAKGGQEVIDEVNKAIQDNNLQGEWK, encoded by the coding sequence GTGAAGAAGCAATTGTTATCCATCTTGCTATCCGTATCCATGGCGGCCGGAATCGTGGGCTGTTCGAGCGGCGGAGATTCCTCTTCCGGGAAGAAGGAAGAAGGCGGCGCCGAAGGCAAAGCGGACAAAATGACGATTACCTGGTTCGACGGCACATGGGAGAATCCGGTTCCGGCTCCCGAGGGCGAGGCCGTCACGAAGATCAATGAGAAGTTCAACGTCGATTTCAAATCGCAGTTTATTCCATGGGACACGTACGAAGAGAAGCTGGCCGTCAAGATGGCATCCGGCGATCTGCCCGACGTCATCGGCATGGAAGAAGTGAACTCCAATTATATGAAATGGGCCAAAGAAGGCGCGTTTCTGCCTTTGAACGAGTTCTTGCAGCAGTATGAGACGCTGAAGACCGTGCCTGACTTCGTCTGGGATTCGCTCAAGATCGACGATCAGGTGTACGGCATACCGGCCTATTTCTCCGCCAAGGGCGGCAAGAAGATGGTGATCCGTCAGGACTGGCTCGACAAGCTTGGCCTGGAGATGCCGACGAATTACGAGGAATTGAAGAAAGTCGCCATCGCCTTTGCGAAGGAAGATCCGGACGGCAACAAGAAGGACGATACGCTGGGTCTCGGTCTCGCGAAGGGCATCTATTACGATCCGGCGGCCGGCGCTTATTACGGCAACGGTACCTGGTATCACAAGAACGACAAGGGCCAATACATCCCGGGCAACATCTCGGCGGCGAACAAAGAGAAAATCCAATTTCTGATCGACCTGAGCAAGGAGGGGGCGATCAGCAAGGATTGGGCGGTCACGACTTATAAAGACGTGTTCAAGGCGTTCAACGCGGGCAAGGTCGGGATCTGGTACGAACAACCGGGCATCGGCTCCCCGAACGGGATCTATTTCCCTACGCTGATGGCGAACGATCCGAAGGCGGTTGTCGTTCCGGTTCCTCCGTTCAAGACGTCCGACGGCAGCGAGGGCTTAAGAATGGGGACGAGCTGGTACCGCATGTACCTGGTCTCCTCCAAGCTGAAGGATGAGCCGGAGAAAGTGAAGAAGATTCTCGAGATGATCGATTATTTCCGCCAATACGTGCCGCTCGAAGAGAAGAACCCGCAGAACGAGTATTACGACTGGATGTGGGGCGGCGACGGCAAAGGCTACAAGATGGTCGACGGCCTGCCGCAGCCGATTGCGGAGAACCGTTCGAAGCTGGCGCCGAATGCCTATATATTGAATGAAGGCTGGGCGCAGAACGACGCCGATCTCGACGAATTCGGGAAGAGCGATCCCGCGCCGGAGGGCAAGGAGTTCAACAAACGGATGGCCGATATGCTGAAGAGCGTGAAGTGGTATATCGATCCGTCGAACCGTATTATTGCCCCGAAATACATGGAGAAGAAGACCGAGCTGAACAAGTACATTACGGACGAGACCACCAAGATGGTGGTTGGTCAGCGCCCGATCGACGATTGGGACAAGATGGTCGAGGAATGGCTCGCCAAGGGCGGACAGGAAGTCATCGACGAAGTGAACAAGGCCATCCAGGACAATAATCTGCAGGGCGAGTGGAAATAA
- a CDS encoding carbohydrate ABC transporter permease: MKIYTNYDRIANAANMLLLTVITLAMLFPFYYIVIVSFTSYDEFVTKDLLLFPKKWVFDAYAYIFNTDTFLRSIWVTVFVTVVGTVISLLLTTMMAYSLTRKIMGERLFLFMVLFTFVFGAGIIPTYMVVKATQLLDTYWALIIPGAINSFNLIVMRQFFLGIPKDLTEASLIDGANDLQIFGRIILPLSKPAMAAFGLFYAVSNWNTYFNALIYISDPAKWTVQVVLRQIVILEQASSLSDGAQMALGQNPPPAETIGMAAVLVATIPILIVYPFLQKHFAKGVMLGSVKE; this comes from the coding sequence ATGAAAATATATACGAACTACGACCGGATCGCCAATGCTGCCAACATGCTGCTGCTTACCGTCATTACGCTGGCCATGCTGTTTCCATTCTATTACATTGTCATCGTGTCCTTTACGTCTTACGATGAATTCGTAACGAAGGATCTGCTTCTCTTCCCGAAAAAGTGGGTCTTTGATGCATACGCTTACATTTTCAACACGGATACGTTCCTTCGCTCGATATGGGTCACGGTATTCGTTACCGTCGTCGGGACGGTGATCAGCTTGCTGCTGACCACGATGATGGCTTATTCCTTGACCCGTAAAATCATGGGCGAGCGCCTGTTTCTGTTCATGGTGCTGTTCACCTTCGTATTCGGGGCAGGCATTATTCCGACATATATGGTCGTCAAGGCGACGCAGCTGCTCGATACGTACTGGGCGCTTATCATCCCGGGGGCGATCAACTCCTTCAACCTGATCGTGATGCGCCAGTTCTTCCTGGGCATTCCGAAGGATCTGACGGAAGCCTCGCTGATCGACGGAGCGAATGATCTGCAAATCTTCGGGCGGATCATTCTGCCGCTGTCCAAACCGGCCATGGCCGCCTTCGGGTTGTTCTATGCCGTATCGAACTGGAACACGTACTTCAATGCGCTTATTTACATTTCGGATCCCGCGAAGTGGACCGTTCAGGTCGTGCTGCGGCAGATCGTTATTTTGGAACAGGCAAGCTCGCTGTCCGACGGCGCCCAGATGGCGCTTGGCCAGAACCCGCCCCCGGCGGAAACGATCGGCATGGCCGCGGTGCTCGTCGCCACGATACCGATTCTGATCGTATACCCGTTTCTGCAAAAGCATTTTGCGAAAGGGGTGATGCTGGGCTCGGTCAAAGAGTGA
- a CDS encoding ABC transporter permease, whose product MNLHADAGRRAGLRPGRQPKLKKLGSRLWKERYLFLLLLPGLLYFLIYRYLPMAGNIIAFQDFSAFRGFWKSDWVGFKHFAKIFEDREVLRVIWNTLYLSFLQIVFAFPVSIILALMLNEVRNKRFKYIVQSIVYLPHFLSWVVVIGIVTTFLKSDGIVNQLLGAVFGTEAIPFLQDSSWFMPLIVIETIWKESGWGTIIFLAALAGVNPSLYEAAVVDGANRWRQIWHITLPAIRSTIVILLILRLGSVLDVGFEQIFLMLNPLNMDVGNVLDTYVYFKGIEQSDFSFATAVGLFKSLVGLILIVAANRLAKRFGEDGVF is encoded by the coding sequence ATGAACCTACATGCTGACGCCGGCCGGCGGGCCGGCCTGCGCCCCGGGCGCCAACCGAAGCTCAAGAAGCTTGGATCGCGATTATGGAAGGAACGCTATTTATTTCTTCTTCTGCTTCCGGGCCTACTTTATTTCCTTATTTACCGTTACCTGCCGATGGCGGGCAATATTATCGCCTTTCAGGACTTCAGCGCCTTCAGAGGGTTCTGGAAGAGCGACTGGGTCGGCTTCAAGCACTTCGCCAAAATATTCGAAGACCGGGAAGTGCTGCGCGTCATTTGGAATACGCTGTATCTATCCTTTCTGCAAATCGTGTTTGCCTTCCCCGTGTCGATTATCCTCGCGCTTATGCTGAATGAAGTCCGCAACAAGCGGTTCAAGTATATCGTGCAGTCGATCGTATATTTGCCGCACTTCTTGTCATGGGTGGTCGTTATCGGGATCGTCACGACGTTCCTGAAATCGGACGGCATCGTAAACCAGCTGCTCGGCGCCGTCTTCGGCACGGAGGCGATTCCGTTTCTACAGGATTCCTCGTGGTTTATGCCGCTGATCGTGATCGAGACGATCTGGAAGGAATCGGGATGGGGCACGATTATATTCCTTGCGGCATTGGCGGGGGTTAATCCCAGCCTATATGAAGCGGCGGTGGTCGACGGCGCCAACCGGTGGCGCCAGATATGGCATATTACGCTGCCGGCCATTCGCAGCACGATCGTGATCCTGCTGATCCTGCGTCTTGGCAGCGTGCTGGATGTCGGCTTCGAACAGATCTTCCTGATGCTCAATCCGCTTAATATGGACGTGGGCAACGTGCTCGATACGTACGTCTACTTCAAAGGGATCGAGCAATCCGATTTCAGCTTCGCAACGGCCGTCGGGTTGTTCAAGTCGCTTGTCGGGCTCATTCTGATCGTGGCTGCGAACCGTTTGGCCAAACGTTTTGGCGAAGATGGGGTTTTTTAA
- a CDS encoding GNAT family N-acetyltransferase, whose amino-acid sequence MQPTFETERLILRPWMLTDASAVRELAGEREVADTTLSIPHPYPEGAAESWIGACRHRASEGNGYSFAIVRKDRQMLIGCISLNIAKPHRRGELAYWVGSSFWGNGFATEAAKQIVRYGFLELNLNKINAAAMTRNPASSNVMIKVGMQHEGTFKQQIRKWDEYEDLVYYGLTRTDYDKMNG is encoded by the coding sequence ATGCAGCCGACGTTTGAAACCGAAAGATTGATTCTGAGGCCATGGATGCTGACGGATGCAAGCGCAGTACGGGAGCTGGCGGGAGAGAGGGAAGTGGCGGATACAACCTTGTCGATTCCGCATCCTTACCCGGAAGGAGCCGCCGAGTCATGGATCGGTGCCTGCCGCCATCGGGCGTCTGAAGGCAACGGCTATTCCTTTGCAATCGTTCGCAAAGACCGGCAAATGTTGATAGGCTGCATCAGCTTGAATATCGCCAAACCGCATCGGAGAGGCGAGCTGGCCTATTGGGTGGGAAGCTCGTTCTGGGGGAATGGGTTTGCTACCGAAGCGGCAAAGCAAATCGTTCGATATGGATTTCTTGAGCTGAACCTGAATAAAATAAATGCGGCGGCGATGACCCGAAATCCGGCATCCTCCAATGTAATGATCAAGGTCGGCATGCAGCATGAGGGAACATTCAAGCAGCAGATCCGGAAGTGGGACGAGTACGAGGATCTGGTCTATTACGGGCTGACTAGAACGGACTATGATAAGATGAATGGATAA
- a CDS encoding Z1 domain-containing protein encodes MREEQIRIKEEMREEAKALPVNEVVYGISSGRREGFTWVWKTDRLGRHRRSISSSAPISMISDCPSVFALQWIQDRIRCTSSSVLAPLVIYWDQCNAGEVTISCQKRAFTIVDRMDLYLIEKGCGTVIQTLNLQGPFFTYLNTQNKYSKEMQECMERTVQKLSDTQTTLDRPGMLLGKIQSGKTRTFLGVMSLAYDNHYDVVIVLTKGTKALAQQTLERLKSEFGELNERDLIQIFDIMVMPTLTRYEINQKLVFVVKKEMKNMIRLHKAFFEDYPELANKKILIIDDEADFASIGFAKTKEDRLDIKKIAGKIDEFRQQAPNSSFLQVTATPYSLYLQPEDMIVDSIVFKPIKPAFTELVPIHDKYIGGEYYFQESEVEGTVPYHLFEEVPEEELAVLKKPDRRVFKIEESLFSRKIASLRSAIVNFIVGGCIRRIQDRDDRNVPKKFSFIIHTEQGKAAHVWQESIIETIVEKLTDEAGENTDTFRRLIEEAYKNLKASIRRSDLTIPAFELVMEETRHALNGGYIMITKVNSEKDVNELLDQSGQLKLRTPLNIFIGGQILDRGITIGNLIGFYYGRRPKTFQQDTVLQHSRMYGARPLEDLTVTRFYTTPDIYTVMQRIHEFDSALREAFEKGHHDNGVIFVQKDASSQIIPCSPNKILLADTTTLKPASRLLPIGFNIRAKTHLQKPVAAIDQMISKYCSDSSNTPDAFLMDSTDVITIINKIADTFAEGHSWNKAAFIASLEYLANLTKDNERKGKVWTIVRRNRDIARQKNDGRTENSPDSYQEKGLAKKLAADIPAIILLKQNGTAGGWNGNPFYWPVLVAPRQMQTVVFANHLYGD; translated from the coding sequence AGATCGTATACGATGTACTTCTTCATCCGTCCTTGCCCCTCTCGTTATCTACTGGGACCAGTGTAACGCAGGTGAGGTGACAATTAGTTGTCAGAAACGTGCGTTCACTATTGTCGATCGGATGGATCTTTATTTAATAGAAAAGGGATGTGGCACAGTGATACAGACTTTGAACCTTCAGGGGCCATTTTTTACATACCTGAATACCCAGAACAAGTACTCCAAGGAAATGCAGGAATGCATGGAGCGTACGGTTCAGAAACTATCGGATACACAAACAACGTTGGACCGCCCGGGCATGCTGCTTGGGAAAATTCAGTCAGGCAAGACAAGAACATTCTTAGGCGTCATGTCATTAGCTTACGATAATCATTATGATGTGGTAATCGTATTGACGAAGGGAACTAAAGCTCTGGCTCAGCAGACATTGGAACGATTGAAATCCGAGTTCGGCGAACTGAACGAACGGGATCTTATTCAAATATTCGATATCATGGTTATGCCGACGTTAACTCGTTATGAGATCAATCAGAAGCTCGTATTTGTCGTGAAGAAAGAAATGAAGAACATGATAAGACTGCATAAGGCTTTCTTCGAAGATTACCCGGAGTTAGCGAATAAAAAAATTTTAATCATCGATGACGAAGCTGACTTTGCAAGCATTGGTTTTGCCAAAACAAAAGAAGATCGTCTCGATATTAAGAAAATTGCTGGGAAAATTGATGAATTTCGCCAACAGGCACCTAATAGCAGCTTTCTTCAAGTAACGGCAACTCCATATTCCTTATATCTGCAGCCGGAGGACATGATCGTTGACTCGATTGTGTTCAAACCGATCAAACCGGCTTTCACGGAGCTTGTTCCTATCCATGATAAATATATTGGAGGGGAATACTACTTTCAGGAAAGCGAAGTGGAAGGTACTGTTCCCTATCATCTATTCGAAGAAGTTCCGGAAGAAGAGCTTGCAGTCTTAAAGAAGCCGGATCGTAGAGTGTTTAAAATTGAGGAGAGTTTATTTAGCCGCAAAATCGCCTCGCTTCGCAGCGCTATTGTAAATTTCATAGTAGGCGGGTGCATCCGGCGCATTCAGGACCGTGATGATAGGAACGTGCCGAAAAAATTCAGCTTCATCATCCATACGGAACAAGGCAAAGCCGCGCATGTATGGCAGGAGAGTATCATTGAAACGATTGTAGAGAAGCTAACCGATGAAGCTGGAGAAAACACGGACACTTTCCGTCGACTGATAGAAGAAGCCTATAAGAATTTGAAAGCCTCGATACGACGATCAGATTTGACAATACCAGCGTTTGAATTGGTCATGGAAGAAACGCGGCATGCTCTAAATGGCGGTTATATTATGATCACGAAAGTGAATTCAGAGAAAGATGTTAACGAGTTATTGGATCAATCCGGACAGCTGAAGCTGCGAACCCCGCTGAACATCTTTATCGGTGGGCAGATCTTGGACCGTGGAATTACGATTGGGAATCTCATTGGTTTCTACTATGGCAGACGCCCGAAAACCTTTCAACAGGACACCGTGCTTCAGCATTCCCGCATGTACGGAGCGAGACCACTGGAGGATTTGACGGTTACGCGTTTCTATACAACCCCGGATATCTATACGGTTATGCAGCGCATTCATGAGTTTGATTCCGCACTTAGGGAAGCATTCGAGAAAGGTCATCACGACAACGGCGTTATCTTTGTGCAGAAGGATGCATCAAGCCAAATTATTCCGTGTTCTCCAAACAAGATTCTATTAGCGGATACGACGACCTTGAAACCAGCCTCTCGCCTTCTGCCGATTGGATTTAATATTCGGGCGAAAACACATCTTCAGAAGCCGGTCGCTGCAATCGATCAGATGATTTCAAAATATTGCAGTGACAGTAGTAATACGCCGGATGCCTTCTTGATGGATTCAACTGATGTGATCACAATCATCAATAAAATAGCAGACACATTTGCAGAGGGACACTCTTGGAATAAAGCCGCATTTATTGCTAGTTTGGAGTATCTTGCGAATCTTACTAAGGACAATGAAAGGAAGGGGAAGGTATGGACGATTGTAAGGCGCAATCGTGACATTGCCAGACAGAAGAATGATGGGCGAACAGAGAATTCACCAGATTCTTATCAAGAGAAGGGTCTTGCGAAAAAGCTTGCTGCTGATATCCCTGCAATTATTCTGCTAAAACAAAATGGTACTGCCGGGGGCTGGAATGGAAATCCATTTTACTGGCCCGTTCTAGTTGCGCCGCGGCAAATGCAAACCGTTGTGTTTGCAAATCATTTGTATGGAGATTGA
- the katA gene encoding catalase KatA encodes MNKNNLTTNWGAPVGDNQNSMTAGSRGPVLIQDVHLLEKLAHFNRERVPERVVHAKGAGAHGYFEVTSDVTAYTKANFLSEVGKRTPVFIRFSTVAGESGSADSVRDPRGFAVKFYTEEGNYDLVGNNTPVFFIRDAIKFPDFIHTQKRHPQTHLKNPNAVWDFWSLSPESLHQVTILMSDRGIPATYRHMHGFGSHTFKWVNAEGQGVWIKYHFKTEQGIRNLTEEVGRQLAGENPDHHTEDLFHAINNGDFPAWKLYVQIMPLEDADTYRFDPFDVTKVWSQKDYPLIEVGRMVLDRNPENYFAEVEQATFSPGTLVPGIDVSPDKMLQGRLFAYHDAHRYRVGANHQSLPINRPRNEVNNYQRDGQMRFDHNGGSSVYYEPNSYGGPEESAENKPSAYPVSGSADSTAYDHNDHYTQAGDLYRLLGEEERTRLVQNIVGSMMPVENDDIKLRQIGHFYKADPEYGRRVAEGLGLSQFV; translated from the coding sequence ATAAATAAGAACAATCTGACGACAAACTGGGGCGCTCCCGTCGGGGACAATCAGAACTCGATGACAGCCGGCTCACGGGGTCCGGTATTGATTCAAGATGTGCATCTGCTCGAGAAGCTCGCCCACTTCAACCGGGAACGCGTGCCCGAGCGCGTCGTTCATGCCAAGGGCGCCGGGGCGCACGGTTATTTTGAAGTGACAAGCGACGTCACAGCTTATACCAAAGCGAACTTCCTGTCCGAGGTCGGCAAACGCACGCCGGTGTTCATCCGCTTCTCCACCGTGGCCGGCGAGAGCGGCTCGGCCGATTCCGTACGCGATCCGCGCGGGTTCGCGGTGAAATTTTATACCGAAGAAGGCAACTATGATTTGGTGGGCAACAATACGCCGGTATTCTTCATTCGCGATGCGATCAAATTTCCGGACTTTATCCATACCCAGAAGCGCCACCCGCAAACCCATTTAAAAAATCCGAACGCCGTATGGGATTTCTGGTCCTTATCGCCGGAGTCGCTGCATCAGGTGACCATCTTGATGTCGGACCGCGGCATTCCCGCCACTTACCGCCACATGCACGGCTTCGGCAGCCACACCTTCAAATGGGTGAATGCGGAAGGGCAGGGCGTCTGGATCAAATATCATTTTAAAACCGAGCAGGGCATCCGGAACTTAACCGAAGAGGTTGGACGGCAACTCGCCGGCGAGAACCCGGATCATCATACCGAGGACCTGTTCCATGCGATTAACAACGGCGACTTCCCTGCCTGGAAGTTGTATGTGCAGATCATGCCGCTTGAAGACGCCGACACGTACCGGTTCGATCCGTTCGACGTGACCAAAGTGTGGTCCCAGAAGGATTACCCGCTGATCGAGGTGGGCCGCATGGTGCTCGACCGGAATCCGGAGAACTACTTCGCCGAAGTGGAGCAAGCGACGTTCTCGCCGGGCACGCTCGTTCCGGGCATTGACGTATCGCCTGACAAAATGCTGCAAGGACGCCTCTTCGCCTACCACGACGCCCATCGTTACCGCGTCGGCGCCAACCATCAGTCGCTGCCGATCAACCGGCCGCGCAATGAAGTGAATAACTATCAGCGCGACGGCCAAATGCGGTTCGACCACAACGGCGGCAGCTCCGTCTATTACGAGCCGAACAGCTATGGCGGACCGGAGGAATCGGCCGAGAACAAACCGTCCGCTTACCCGGTATCCGGCTCGGCCGACAGCACCGCCTACGACCATAACGATCATTATACGCAGGCCGGCGACTTGTACCGGCTGCTCGGCGAGGAAGAGCGCACGCGTCTCGTTCAGAACATCGTCGGGTCCATGATGCCCGTCGAGAATGACGATATCAAGCTCCGCCAGATCGGACACTTCTACAAAGCCGACCCCGAGTATGGCAGACGCGTTGCAGAAGGACTTGGACTTTCTCAATTTGTATAA
- the mutT gene encoding 8-oxo-dGTP diphosphatase MutT — translation MKALIQVAAAIIENEHGELLIARRRSGKSQAGLWEFPGGKLEGGESAPACLRRELMEEMNIDIEPYALFGVNDHWYGNVHIHLIAYKASYVKGEIVLIDHDECRWVEPESLADFEFAPADVKFVRMLESAPS, via the coding sequence GTGAAAGCATTGATTCAAGTAGCCGCGGCGATAATTGAAAATGAACATGGCGAGCTGCTCATCGCCCGCCGCCGTTCAGGCAAGTCTCAGGCCGGACTGTGGGAATTTCCCGGCGGCAAGCTTGAGGGCGGGGAGTCCGCGCCAGCTTGTCTCCGGCGCGAGCTGATGGAAGAGATGAATATCGATATCGAGCCCTACGCGCTATTCGGCGTCAACGATCATTGGTACGGAAACGTTCATATTCATCTGATCGCTTATAAGGCGTCCTATGTCAAAGGAGAAATCGTATTAATCGACCATGACGAGTGCCGATGGGTCGAACCGGAATCGCTCGCAGACTTCGAATTCGCGCCGGCAGATGTCAAATTTGTCAGGATGCTGGAGTCAGCACCGTCCTAA